The following are encoded in a window of Rosa chinensis cultivar Old Blush chromosome 4, RchiOBHm-V2, whole genome shotgun sequence genomic DNA:
- the LOC112200437 gene encoding DNA repair protein RAD5B codes for MSMINQEDSDEPETFAGSKRKSLPNSEGSIKRAKPISTHHIKQKQVCEEEPIEAETGLGSNDPRIRVKQEAPDAQQGLTHQQENVMNRITGARISRSEEESNNGSKPKRVKKEVADCELISVQHVRPQNLEDGDFKIEPDWFLVGSTLVTAVSTSKGMKLLDNEIVHLSFPTSNSSYKTQWIVRFSTKRSGEIGRFPMEWAKCVVPLVNSGKVKVLGRFMGAPKFLSMIQDIILSVSFFIHHSIFTDGDNYTVPPLLGVLNLLKIEPYQKAEFTAEELDSQKCILDLQHIPDQATSVLRLVKRGRGCQQYREENKDEEAISESSINKTGDAADVYDFEEMASALMSDLSPYQKQALYRMLELEKGIDVEISAHTLHPCWVGYRICDERASSIYVNIFSGEATTQFPTIIQMARGGIIADAMGLGKTVMTIALIIARPSREGSKNIEITKRQIDSHRSTPWKPKGGTLVVCPESFLSQWKDELETHSESQGISFLVFVRGRDNNNKMISEKDVVLTEYDILADAYAKDKENSIFHQVDWYRVVLDEAHNIESSCPQYAEAASTLSSHCRWCLTGTPLQINLDDIYSLLCLLNVEPWCDWMWWNKLIQMPYESGDPRGQRLLKAILSPLMLRRTKETKDKDGRPILVLPPDIHNIQCDQLEAEHEFYEALFHRSKVQFEQIVAQGKVLHNYSSVLELLLKLRQCCSHPCLVMRGDSHKFADSDKLARRSLESNHDSLIANQIISTQACIEEVVKGICGGKSIKCPICLDFADDPVRTPCAHQMCRECLLSSWPRPSFGQCQVCFNWIGKTDLITCKSENHCQSDIKEILKESSKVSKLLECLKHIVDSGSNEKSIVFSQWASFLDLLETSMKRRGIGCVRFDGKLPDMHRDRALAEFSKTTDKMVLLMSLKTGGDSLDLTAASNVFLMDPPWNPDVEEEAIMRILRNRRKRTAFIRFIVKDTVEERLQQVQARKQRMIAGALTDNEVQSARIEELKILFA; via the exons ATGTCTAtgatcaaccaagaagactcgGATGAACCCGAAACGTTTGCCGGGTCTAAGCGTAAGAGCTTACCGAACAGCGAGGGTTCGATCAAAAGGGCAAAACCCATTTCGACCCATCACATCAAGCAAAAACAAGTCTGTGAGGAGGAGCCGATTGAGGCCGAAACCGGTCTTGGGTCTAATGACCCTAGGATACGAGTAAAGCAGGAAGCTCCTGATGCCCAACAGGGTTTGACCCACCAGCAAGAGAATGTGATGAATAGAATCACAGGGGCTCGGATTTCCAGGTCTGAGGAGGAGTCGAATAATGGGTCGAAGCCTAAGAGGGTGAAGAAGGAAGTTGCTGACTGTGAGTTGATTTCGGTGCAACATGTAAGACCTCAGAATTTGGAGGATGGCGATTTCAAGATTGAGCCGGATTGGTTCTTGGTGGGAAGCACATTGGTTACGGCGGTTTCGACTAGTAAAGGCATGAAATTGTTGGACAATGAGATTGTTCATCTCTCTTTTCCCACCTCAAATTCCAGCTACAAAACCCAATGGATTGTGCGTTTCTCAACGAAAAGATCAGGAGAG ATTGGTCGGTTTCCAATGGAATGGGCAAAATGCGTTGTTCCTCTTGTGAATTCTGGTAAGGTTAAAGTTCTTGGGCGGTTTATGGGTGCGCCGAAGTTCCTATCTATGATCCAAGATATCATATTGTCTGTAAG TTTCTTTATCCACCATTCAATTTTTACGGATGGAGATAATTATACAGTTCCTCCTCTCCTCGGTGTCTTAAATTTGCTAAAAATCGAACCATATCAGAAG GCAGAATTCACTGCTGAAGAACTTGATTCCCAGAAATGCATTTTGGATCTTCAA CATATTCCCGATCAAGCTACATCAGTTTTGCGACTAGTAAAACGAGGAAGGGGTTGCCAACAGTAtagagaagaaaacaaagatgaAGAAGCCATTTCAGAGTCATCAATAAATAAGACTGGTGATGCAGCCGATGTATATGACTTTGAG GAGATGGCAAGTGCTCTCATGTCTGATCTGAGTCCATACCAGAAACAAGCTCTCTATCGGATGTTGGAATTAGAGAAGGGGATTGATGTTGAGATATCAGCACACACTCTTCATCCTTGCTGGGTGGGATATCGTATATGTGATGA GAGGGCTTCTTCAATCTATGTCAACATCTTCTCAGGGGAGGCAACCACACAATTTCCAACCATAATACAGATGGCAAGAGGAGGA ATTATTGCAGATGCAATGGGACTTGGGAAGACTGTGATGACAATTGCTCTGATAATCGCAAGACCAAGCAGAGAAGGCTCCAAAAATATTGAAATTACAAAGAGGCAGATAGATTCACATAGAAGCACCCCATGGAAACCAAAGGGTGGCACTCTTGTTGTCTGTCCTGAGTCCTTTCTGAGCCAGTGGAAG GATGAGCTTGAAACTCATTCAGAGTCACAAGGGATTTCCTTTCTTGTGTTCGTTAGGGGAAGAGATAATAACAATAAAATGATCTCTGAAAAAGATGTGGTGTTGACTGAATATGATATCTTGGCTGATGCTTATGCAAAG GATAAGGAGAACAGCATTTTCCACCAGGTTGATTGGTATAGGGTGGTGCTTGATGAAGCTCACAATATCGAGTCTTCTTGTCCCCAATATGCTGAGGCTGCTTCTACCTTGTCGTCACATTGCCGATGGTGTTTGACAGGAACTCCCCTTCAG ATTAATCTTGACGACATCTACAgcctcttgtgcttgttgaatgTTGAACCATGGTGCGACTGGATGTG GTGGAACAAATTAATTCAAATGCCTTATGAGAGCGGTGATCCAAGAGGACAACGATTGTTGAAGGCTATATTGAGCCCATTGATGCTAAGAAGAACGAAGGAGACGAAGGATAAAGATGGAAG GCCAATACTGGTTCTCCCTCCTGACATTCACAACATCCAGTGTGATCAGTTAGAAGCTGAACATGAATTTTATGAAGCCCTTTTTCACAGATCAAAA GTCCAGTTTGAACAGATTGTGGCGCAAGGCAAGGTTCTTCACAACTATTCCAGTGTCCTTGAACTACTACTTAAATTGAGGCAGTGTTGCAGCCACCCTTGTCTTGTTATGAG GGGTGATTCACATAAGTTTGCAGACTCAGACAAGCTTGCTAGAAGATCCCTCGAAAGTAATCATGATTCTCTAATTGCAAATCAGATTATCTCCACCCAAGCATGTATTGAAGAGGTTGTCAAGGGTATCTGTGGGGGAAAAAGCATAAAGTGTCCCATATGCTTGGATTTTGCAGATGATCCTGTACGTACACCATGTGCACATCAGATGTGCAGGGAGTGTCTCCTCTCAAGTTGGCCGAGACCAAGTTTTGGTCAATGCCAAGTATGTTTTAATTGGATTGGGAAAACTGACCTCATAACTTGCAAATCAGAAAACCATTGCCAGTCAGATATTAAGGAAATTTTGAAGGAGTCTTCCAAGGTTTCAAAGCTCTTGGAGTGCTTGAAACATATTGTTGATTCAGGTTCTAATGAAAAGAGCATTGTTTTCAGCCAGTGGGCTTCATTTTTGGATCTCTTGGAGACCTCTATGAAGAGAAGAGGAATTGGCTGTGTAAGGTTTGATGGAAAGCTCCCGGACATGCATAGGGACAGGGCATTGGCTGAGTTCAGTAAGACCACGGACAAAATG GTATTGTTGATGTCTCTGAAAACTGGTGGTGATAGTCTAGATCTAACTGCAGCATCTAATGTCTTTCTAATG GATCCACCCTGGAATCCAGATGTTGAGGAGGAAGCAATAATGAGAATTCTTCGTAATAGACGGAAGCGAACTGCTTTTATAAGATTTATTGTCAAG GACACGGTGGAGGAACGACTGCAGCAAGTTCAGGCGAGGAAGCAGCGGATGATTGCCGGAGCTCTCACTGATAACGAAGTTCAATCTGCCAGGATTGAGGAACTCAAAATTCTTTTTGCATGA